One window of Paenibacillus sp. FSL K6-3182 genomic DNA carries:
- a CDS encoding copper amine oxidase N-terminal domain-containing protein, whose protein sequence is MKSFFARPSKLLILLLALTLIFVAGCQAVSNLDFNTALKNSLKVTSSESKQSLEFKLLLDEEAYEGAPEEELAMMKLVSNMKLQLDHVKAQDSSNISMDGSLVFGEAASIKFSLKMSDKLAVMELEGAKHPFVLDLTSEGLLGLTGVSDLTGLPAGAASAEAPAVDEAALTALGHQMLDTIGSYVIHNLPNPERIEVKPVNESINGSPTSLMKVHVDLDGPEIWAWVKKYVDALVADRAGLDKMITGVFEILQSNPNVWAAAGTINPFEGSGLDAQDPKEAIKEATDAIALLLSELQGELKLLEEEPDETLDEIFSKDLTIKADVYFDNKLDIRKQAYELSYVPTMDLEYGILPVKGLTIKVESETWNVNGDVKADAPVASKTDISVDKLFGMQGYQVLKQFDEKSFAYDLLKNKLHIGKQNITWYPSDYYNPVILTADNITIIPLRDTVEQLGATLTYDAKTKSLKVNDGATNTTIVLKNDSDTAVVNGKNVKWAFPVTVINGTTYVPARNLAAALKAKIGWVDMGEDMRIFTLDREV, encoded by the coding sequence ATGAAATCATTTTTTGCAAGACCAAGCAAGTTATTGATTCTTTTATTAGCTTTAACACTTATTTTCGTTGCCGGTTGTCAAGCGGTTTCCAATCTTGATTTTAATACGGCGCTCAAAAACTCGCTTAAAGTTACTTCAAGTGAAAGCAAGCAATCGCTAGAATTTAAGCTCTTGCTAGATGAGGAAGCCTATGAAGGTGCTCCTGAAGAGGAACTTGCCATGATGAAGCTGGTTTCCAATATGAAGCTTCAACTGGATCATGTTAAAGCGCAGGACAGCTCAAATATCTCCATGGATGGAAGCCTCGTTTTTGGAGAAGCGGCAAGCATTAAATTTTCATTGAAAATGTCTGACAAACTTGCTGTGATGGAGCTTGAGGGAGCAAAGCATCCTTTTGTGCTTGATTTGACGAGCGAGGGCTTGCTTGGTTTGACAGGGGTATCAGATTTGACGGGATTGCCAGCGGGAGCAGCATCTGCTGAAGCTCCGGCTGTTGATGAAGCGGCGCTAACTGCGCTTGGCCACCAGATGCTGGATACCATTGGCTCGTATGTTATACATAACCTGCCAAATCCAGAACGAATTGAAGTGAAGCCAGTAAATGAATCCATTAATGGTTCACCGACTTCATTGATGAAAGTGCATGTTGACCTCGATGGTCCTGAAATTTGGGCATGGGTGAAAAAATATGTTGATGCACTTGTTGCTGATCGTGCTGGTTTAGACAAGATGATAACAGGCGTGTTTGAGATTCTTCAGAGCAATCCAAATGTATGGGCAGCTGCAGGTACGATTAACCCATTTGAAGGCAGCGGATTAGATGCTCAGGATCCTAAGGAAGCGATCAAGGAAGCAACGGACGCTATCGCTCTTCTCTTATCGGAGCTGCAGGGCGAGCTGAAGCTGCTTGAGGAAGAGCCGGATGAAACATTAGATGAAATTTTCAGCAAGGACTTAACCATCAAAGCAGATGTTTATTTCGATAATAAGCTAGATATTCGGAAGCAAGCCTATGAGCTTTCTTATGTTCCAACAATGGATCTAGAATACGGTATTTTGCCGGTTAAAGGGCTGACAATCAAGGTTGAAAGCGAAACTTGGAATGTAAACGGCGATGTAAAGGCAGATGCGCCTGTAGCATCCAAGACGGATATTTCTGTAGATAAGCTTTTTGGCATGCAAGGTTATCAAGTATTGAAGCAATTTGATGAAAAATCATTTGCTTATGATTTATTGAAAAATAAATTGCATATCGGCAAGCAGAACATCACATGGTATCCTTCTGATTATTATAATCCTGTCATTTTGACTGCCGACAATATTACAATTATTCCTCTCCGCGATACGGTTGAGCAGTTGGGTGCTACCCTGACGTATGACGCAAAAACAAAAAGCTTAAAAGTTAATGATGGAGCTACAAATACGACCATTGTTTTAAAAAATGACAGCGATACAGCCGTCGTTAACGGTAAAAATGTAAAATGGGCGTTCCCGGTAACCGTTATTAATGGTACGACTTATGTTCCAGCGCGTAATTTGGCTGCAGCATTAAAAGCAAAGATTGGCTGGGTCGACATGGGCGAAGACATGAGAATATTTACGCTGGATCGGGAAGTCTAA
- a CDS encoding polysaccharide deacetylase family protein produces MDQKKKAALAIVIAVAMMVGWLLTGCSNENEVNSVQLIVNGTKLEGQAPAMIQNDRLMVSAQYLEQAFDKQYDLFNMSSSNKSVYYSEQVAVLMYHDIAIKPQSDGIITVERFKKQMQLVKQNGFQVITIEQYINFMQGKGHVPDNALLITFDDGYESFYKLAYPILKEYGYPAVNFVIVSTIDDRTKPGTPKLTWDQMREMQQAGMSFMSHTFDMHRYGAVNEHGNEAPVMSKLNYDKQKKKMETKAEYVERLKKDLLRAEDRLKSEFGNKVSALAFPYGAYSEAVLELTKAVGIPITFTTKEGINSKFHHNGFRINGARAGETEDELFRKLKGDHSAKLFIDEKEFPGIHFSEKSGTEVQMIALRDIANYYDWKINWRRDTKQVEIQTKQS; encoded by the coding sequence ATGGATCAAAAGAAAAAAGCAGCGCTAGCAATCGTCATTGCTGTCGCTATGATGGTTGGATGGCTGCTGACCGGATGTTCAAATGAGAACGAGGTAAACAGTGTTCAATTGATAGTAAATGGTACAAAGCTAGAGGGCCAAGCACCTGCTATGATTCAAAACGACCGCTTGATGGTGTCGGCGCAATATTTGGAGCAAGCGTTTGACAAGCAGTATGATTTATTCAATATGTCTTCTAGTAACAAGAGTGTTTATTATTCAGAGCAGGTCGCTGTTCTTATGTATCATGATATCGCAATAAAACCTCAGTCTGATGGCATAATTACTGTGGAGCGGTTTAAAAAACAAATGCAGCTTGTGAAGCAAAACGGCTTTCAAGTTATTACTATTGAACAATATATTAACTTCATGCAAGGAAAAGGCCATGTGCCGGACAATGCGCTGTTGATTACATTTGACGACGGCTATGAAAGCTTTTATAAGCTTGCTTATCCGATTCTGAAGGAATACGGTTATCCTGCTGTCAATTTTGTAATCGTCTCGACGATCGATGACCGTACGAAGCCGGGAACGCCTAAGCTGACTTGGGATCAGATGAGGGAAATGCAGCAAGCGGGAATGAGCTTTATGAGCCACACCTTTGATATGCATCGTTATGGAGCAGTGAATGAACACGGAAATGAAGCGCCTGTCATGTCCAAGCTTAATTATGATAAACAAAAGAAAAAGATGGAAACAAAGGCGGAGTACGTTGAACGGTTGAAAAAAGATTTGCTTAGGGCTGAGGATCGGCTGAAGAGTGAATTCGGCAATAAGGTGAGTGCGCTTGCGTTTCCATATGGTGCTTATAGTGAAGCAGTTCTGGAGCTGACCAAAGCGGTAGGTATACCTATTACGTTTACGACGAAAGAAGGCATTAACTCTAAGTTTCATCACAATGGCTTCCGAATCAATGGGGCAAGAGCAGGTGAAACCGAAGATGAGCTTTTCCGTAAGTTGAAGGGCGATCATTCTGCTAAGCTGTTTATTGACGAGAAAGAGTTTCCTGGCATCCATTTCTCCGAGAAATCTGGTACTGAGGTGCAAATGATTGCGTTGCGAGACATTGCAAATTATTATGATTGGAAAATCAATTGGCGTCGTGATACAAAGCAAGTGGAAATCCAAACAAAACAGTCGTAA
- a CDS encoding HAMP domain-containing sensor histidine kinase produces the protein MMKKKKKFNLKAAAASLGAAVLFAVIGWMLLWFMLDIKPYDKTIIWAIENIGSKPIAAVAGLLIFVIGYRKLDQRGASDNQKGYKFFRTIRLSFIIAFLQSLGLMLCCVIAGHLLAYFLMQYTSYNRTLIWIVNNIGSAPVIAIFGCLLFLALFFWTSRNMINYLKEIRFGLQQLGAGELDYVIPVKASDELGEIASSINGLGQQFNQLLQDERNAEKSKNDLITGVSHDLRTPLTSILGFLELIDQDRYQDEVELRYFVNIAYEKSKHLKRLIDDLFEYTKLNNGMPLELDELDIVGFALQLTEEFVPSLEKAKMTCNIQTKENTLFIMADGNMLARAFDNLMTNAIQYGSSGKIIDLQIENIEDRAVIRVINYGEQIPAQDVPFIFDRFYRVDRSRSSESGSGGTGLGLAITKSIIEAQNGRISVSSSTKETIFEMSFPLAHLET, from the coding sequence ATGATGAAGAAAAAGAAAAAATTCAACTTAAAGGCAGCTGCAGCAAGTTTAGGAGCAGCGGTGCTGTTTGCTGTGATTGGCTGGATGCTGCTGTGGTTTATGTTAGATATAAAGCCATACGACAAGACAATTATATGGGCAATTGAGAACATCGGATCAAAGCCAATCGCAGCTGTTGCGGGTTTATTGATCTTTGTAATTGGCTACAGGAAGCTTGACCAGCGCGGGGCGAGTGATAATCAGAAGGGTTATAAGTTTTTCCGTACCATTCGCTTATCCTTTATCATTGCTTTCTTACAAAGCTTAGGTCTTATGTTATGCTGCGTCATTGCAGGACATTTGCTTGCCTATTTTCTTATGCAATACACATCGTATAATCGTACATTAATTTGGATCGTAAACAATATTGGTTCTGCCCCTGTCATTGCTATTTTTGGATGTCTGCTTTTTCTAGCGTTATTTTTCTGGACAAGCAGGAACATGATTAACTATTTGAAGGAAATCCGATTTGGCCTGCAGCAGCTGGGTGCTGGGGAGCTTGATTATGTTATTCCTGTCAAAGCGTCGGATGAGCTTGGAGAAATAGCAAGCAGCATAAATGGACTAGGCCAGCAATTCAATCAGCTGCTGCAGGATGAGCGAAATGCCGAGAAATCAAAAAATGATTTAATTACGGGTGTATCTCATGATCTGCGCACACCGCTTACGTCCATTTTAGGATTCCTTGAACTGATCGATCAGGATCGTTATCAGGATGAGGTAGAGCTTCGATATTTCGTTAACATCGCCTATGAGAAATCGAAGCATCTGAAACGATTGATCGATGATCTGTTTGAATACACAAAGCTAAACAACGGCATGCCGCTGGAGCTTGATGAACTAGACATTGTCGGCTTCGCACTTCAGCTTACCGAGGAGTTTGTTCCAAGCCTAGAGAAGGCGAAGATGACCTGCAATATTCAAACAAAGGAAAATACATTGTTCATTATGGCAGACGGGAATATGCTGGCGCGCGCCTTCGATAATTTAATGACCAACGCCATTCAATATGGCAGCTCAGGCAAAATTATCGATTTGCAGATCGAGAATATAGAGGATCGAGCTGTCATTCGAGTCATTAATTACGGCGAGCAAATTCCGGCACAAGATGTTCCATTTATTTTTGACCGCTTCTACCGTGTTGACAGGTCAAGATCTTCTGAGTCGGGGTCTGGAGGAACGGGGCTTGGACTTGCGATTACCAAAAGTATTATCGAAGCGCAAAATGGACGAATATCGGTTAGCAGTTCCACAAAGGAAACGATATTCGAGATGAGCTTCCCGTTGGCGCATCTTGAAACTTAA
- a CDS encoding response regulator transcription factor produces the protein MNRETILMVDDEKEILSLMEIYFKNEGFTMLKASNGLEALEKLNTHKVDLIILDVMMPVMDGLEACMKIREQNHIPIIMLSAKSQDIDKISGLSLGADEYVTKPFSPLVLLASVKSHIRRAKQFHSKASHNDNEIIIDDLIINTATHTVTVDRQEIKLTPREFSILTLLAVNRGIVLSMDKIYESAWNEPFMESKNTVMVHIRKIREKIEKDAQNPRFIKTVWGIGYKMDAL, from the coding sequence ATGAATAGAGAAACGATACTTATGGTAGATGATGAGAAGGAAATATTAAGCTTAATGGAAATTTATTTTAAAAATGAAGGGTTTACGATGCTAAAGGCATCCAATGGGCTTGAAGCGCTGGAGAAGCTTAATACGCATAAGGTGGATCTTATTATACTTGATGTGATGATGCCTGTTATGGACGGGCTTGAAGCATGCATGAAAATTCGCGAGCAAAACCATATTCCGATTATTATGCTGTCCGCCAAATCGCAGGATATTGATAAAATATCGGGTCTTAGCCTCGGTGCGGACGAATATGTCACGAAGCCATTCAGCCCTCTGGTACTGCTCGCCAGCGTCAAATCTCATATCCGCAGAGCGAAGCAATTTCATTCGAAAGCGAGTCATAATGACAATGAAATCATCATCGATGATCTCATTATAAATACAGCTACACATACGGTAACCGTTGATCGGCAGGAAATTAAACTGACGCCTCGTGAGTTTTCTATTCTTACCCTGCTAGCAGTCAATCGCGGTATCGTCCTCAGCATGGACAAGATATATGAGAGCGCTTGGAACGAGCCTTTTATGGAATCCAAAAACACCGTTATGGTTCACATCCGTAAAATTCGAGAGAAAATTGAGAAGGACGCCCAAAATCCGAGATTTATCAAAACCGTTTGGGGAATAGGCTATAAAATGGATGCGCTATAG
- a CDS encoding extracellular solute-binding protein, with the protein MKARSRFVLSVVVLALVATGCSFGGDNKDSNKMKQSSLKVMYYDEGMFFQDYGMVFSALYPNVEIEVISNQSMYSEENTDYDTAFNKFIEEKQPDILMLDAERYQKLSQEGKLYDLDAVMEKEKYETEGLIPGMLDYLKEQGGGKLYGLAPSFYSQVIYYNKDLFEKYKIELPRNRMSWNETIQLARRFPTGGDMKERVYGLKVGYREELFDLAIMLAESEKVSYVNAGQKQMTIHTDSWKNVFQQALDAVDSNALYFESMSSQAGAMSQSYEDYLLSDPFLSGRLAMTIQDVGYTNQIKQASDYPSLKDKIVKNWDIATAPIGQQSPDESNMMSFNNLFAIRADSPNKEVAWDFLNYVTSDDYARVKSKSNNYNGLPVRTKYITDVEGHNYAAFYDLKPSSFNGYKNFDKLPDTFYEEFTKAVKEEMKKVKEDAQDLNSALSILQVKGQEMLAKEDAERADGAAAGESSEASSKTE; encoded by the coding sequence ATGAAAGCAAGGTCAAGGTTTGTTTTATCAGTCGTTGTTTTGGCATTAGTGGCAACTGGCTGCAGCTTTGGAGGAGACAATAAGGATAGTAATAAAATGAAGCAGTCGTCACTGAAGGTCATGTATTACGATGAAGGCATGTTCTTTCAAGATTATGGTATGGTGTTCTCGGCATTATATCCAAATGTTGAAATTGAAGTCATTAGCAATCAGTCGATGTATAGTGAAGAAAATACAGATTACGATACTGCGTTTAACAAATTTATAGAAGAAAAACAGCCTGATATTTTAATGCTGGATGCAGAGAGGTACCAAAAGCTGTCACAAGAAGGCAAGCTGTATGATCTCGATGCTGTTATGGAGAAGGAAAAGTACGAAACCGAGGGATTGATTCCTGGTATGCTTGACTATTTGAAGGAGCAGGGCGGCGGCAAATTATACGGTTTAGCGCCTAGCTTCTACAGCCAGGTTATTTACTACAACAAGGATTTATTTGAAAAATACAAAATTGAGCTTCCGCGAAACCGAATGAGCTGGAATGAAACGATACAATTGGCGAGGCGTTTCCCTACGGGCGGTGATATGAAGGAGCGGGTATACGGTTTGAAAGTGGGATATCGCGAGGAGCTGTTTGATTTGGCCATCATGCTGGCAGAGTCTGAAAAGGTTAGCTATGTGAATGCTGGGCAAAAGCAAATGACCATACATACGGATTCGTGGAAAAATGTATTTCAGCAGGCGCTGGATGCAGTAGACTCAAACGCGCTTTATTTTGAAAGTATGAGCAGCCAAGCGGGAGCGATGTCACAGTCCTATGAGGATTACCTGTTATCAGATCCTTTCCTGTCCGGCCGTTTGGCGATGACGATTCAAGACGTTGGTTACACGAACCAAATCAAGCAGGCAAGCGACTATCCAAGCCTAAAAGATAAGATCGTAAAAAATTGGGACATCGCGACAGCTCCAATCGGACAGCAAAGTCCAGATGAATCGAATATGATGTCATTTAATAATTTATTTGCAATTCGAGCAGACTCTCCAAACAAGGAGGTTGCATGGGATTTTCTTAACTATGTGACAAGCGATGATTATGCGAGAGTAAAATCAAAGTCGAACAACTACAATGGTTTGCCGGTTCGCACCAAATATATTACGGATGTTGAAGGGCATAATTATGCTGCATTTTATGATTTAAAGCCTAGTTCTTTTAATGGCTACAAAAATTTTGACAAGCTGCCTGACACCTTCTACGAGGAATTCACAAAGGCGGTTAAGGAAGAGATGAAAAAGGTGAAGGAAGACGCACAGGATTTAAACTCTGCACTTAGTATTTTGCAGGTTAAAGGCCAAGAAATGCTTGCTAAAGAAGATGCTGAACGGGCGGATGGCGCAGCTGCTGGTGAAAGCAGCGAGGCATCGTCCAAAACGGAGTAA
- a CDS encoding polysaccharide biosynthesis protein codes for MLKKDSLIKGTIILAAAALVVRFLGLFQRIPLEYMLGAAGQAAFNSANTIYLLLLTIATGGIPLSISRMISQRYALGRPDEAKRIYRAALMFGAVTGILLATAMFVFAPAYERFSKVPDAALSLQAIAPALLLFPIIAMMRGYFQGRQIMSAGGISQIMEQILRLIGGIGLALIVLGWGWGDKYGAAAIAFGSVLGSIGAFSVMMWFWRKLKKQDQSEHAKSAINVKDKSAKTSSNLPYRTIYKEIFGTSIPAVVTAMTVQLLYFFDITIFMRLTESFYNENSATKALADYSTKAMGIAGIPPILAIALGASIIPIISSAFALNNMKEVQRQSSLVMRIVLFTGVPVALLLAVASYSVTGLLFTTPSGSGTVAMLTAGAIFQITMMISNSILYGLNKPKLPMNHTFIGLALKVVFSLALAPLLGVYGFIIGSTICFVVITYLNLRSINKDVNLNVLGGKWMAYLIAIAVPALAGWGAEYGVLAITGAWADKLSYFLAAAVASVVVGSLYLILLAALRVITPEDVRSFPGPLRKLLGIVLKPFYKKAV; via the coding sequence ATGCTAAAAAAAGACTCATTAATTAAAGGCACAATTATACTGGCAGCCGCAGCGCTGGTCGTCCGGTTTCTCGGCTTGTTCCAGCGGATTCCGCTCGAATATATGCTGGGAGCTGCCGGACAGGCGGCATTCAACTCAGCGAATACGATTTACTTATTACTGCTAACGATTGCGACGGGCGGCATACCGCTATCGATTAGTCGTATGATTTCTCAGCGCTATGCGCTTGGCCGCCCCGATGAAGCCAAACGAATTTATCGAGCGGCATTAATGTTTGGAGCAGTGACAGGGATATTGCTTGCCACTGCGATGTTTGTTTTTGCACCAGCTTATGAACGGTTCTCGAAGGTGCCGGATGCAGCTTTATCGCTGCAAGCTATAGCGCCTGCGCTGCTGCTATTTCCTATTATTGCGATGATGCGAGGTTACTTCCAAGGTCGGCAGATCATGTCCGCAGGCGGTATTTCTCAAATCATGGAACAAATTTTAAGGCTTATCGGTGGAATTGGACTAGCCCTGATCGTACTCGGCTGGGGCTGGGGAGATAAGTACGGCGCTGCAGCTATTGCGTTTGGTTCTGTGCTCGGAAGTATTGGTGCATTTTCGGTTATGATGTGGTTTTGGCGGAAGCTGAAAAAACAAGATCAATCGGAGCATGCCAAATCCGCTATAAATGTGAAGGATAAGTCGGCAAAGACAAGCTCCAACCTACCTTATCGGACCATTTATAAAGAAATATTCGGCACTTCCATTCCTGCTGTCGTAACGGCGATGACGGTACAGCTATTGTACTTTTTTGATATAACGATATTTATGCGATTGACGGAATCCTTTTATAATGAAAATTCAGCAACAAAAGCGTTGGCGGATTACTCCACGAAGGCGATGGGGATAGCAGGTATACCTCCGATTCTTGCGATTGCGCTTGGCGCGTCTATTATACCGATCATTTCCTCGGCATTTGCCTTGAATAATATGAAGGAAGTGCAGCGTCAATCCTCGCTCGTCATGCGGATTGTGTTGTTTACAGGCGTACCGGTTGCGCTGCTGCTGGCAGTAGCCTCTTATTCCGTAACTGGACTGTTGTTTACGACTCCAAGCGGAAGCGGGACGGTAGCGATGCTTACAGCCGGAGCGATCTTCCAAATTACAATGATGATTTCGAATTCGATCCTATACGGACTCAACAAGCCTAAGCTGCCGATGAACCATACGTTTATTGGTTTGGCGCTTAAAGTGGTGTTCAGTCTGGCGCTTGCTCCTTTGCTTGGCGTCTATGGATTTATTATTGGATCTACGATTTGTTTCGTTGTCATTACGTACTTGAATTTAAGAAGCATTAATAAGGACGTTAACTTGAACGTGCTAGGCGGCAAATGGATGGCCTATTTGATCGCAATTGCTGTACCTGCCCTCGCAGGCTGGGGAGCTGAGTACGGGGTGCTGGCTATTACGGGAGCATGGGCTGATAAGCTTTCCTATTTCTTGGCAGCAGCTGTTGCATCTGTTGTTGTAGGTTCACTTTATCTCATATTGCTCGCTGCGCTTCGTGTTATCACACCAGAGGATGTGCGCTCGTTCCCAGGGCCGCTCCGCAAATTACTCGGGATTGTTTTAAAGCCATTTTACAAAAAAGCGGTATAA
- a CDS encoding ThuA domain-containing protein: MIKVTVWNEFLHEKIHEEVKNVYPDGIHQALAKGVASGDIEVSTATLEEPEHGLTEERLANTDVLIWWGHMGHDQVDDAIVDRVQQRVLTGMGLIVLHSGHFSKIFKKLMGTSCDLKWREVGEKERIWVVNPAHPIAAGLPEYITLEHEEMYGEHFDIPAPDELVFVSWFEGGEVFRSGCTFNRGQGKIFYFRPGHETYPTYYNPQVLQVIQNGVRWASPSHAAVPVRGNHQPLEPIGNKG; encoded by the coding sequence ATGATTAAAGTAACCGTATGGAATGAGTTTTTGCATGAGAAGATTCATGAGGAAGTCAAAAATGTATATCCAGATGGCATTCATCAAGCTTTAGCCAAAGGGGTCGCAAGTGGAGATATCGAAGTATCGACAGCAACGCTTGAGGAGCCGGAGCATGGCCTTACAGAAGAGCGCCTAGCCAATACGGATGTTCTAATATGGTGGGGACATATGGGGCATGACCAGGTGGATGACGCCATTGTAGATCGTGTTCAACAGCGCGTACTCACAGGCATGGGCTTAATCGTGCTGCACTCGGGTCACTTCTCAAAAATTTTCAAAAAGCTGATGGGTACAAGCTGTGATCTCAAATGGCGTGAAGTGGGCGAGAAGGAAAGAATTTGGGTCGTAAATCCAGCGCATCCGATAGCAGCCGGCTTGCCGGAATACATTACGCTGGAGCATGAGGAAATGTATGGTGAGCATTTTGACATCCCAGCGCCGGATGAGCTTGTTTTTGTGAGCTGGTTTGAAGGCGGCGAGGTGTTCCGCAGCGGCTGTACCTTTAACCGCGGCCAAGGCAAAATCTTTTACTTCCGTCCGGGGCATGAGACTTATCCAACCTACTATAACCCGCAAGTGCTGCAAGTGATTCAAAATGGTGTGCGTTGGGCTTCTCCATCTCATGCAGCAGTGCCCGTACGCGGCAATCATCAGCCGCTGGAGCCCATTGGAAATAAAGGATAG
- a CDS encoding DUF456 family protein: protein MDILGWTLVILLFVVGMAGAIYPILPGALAIYGAFFVYGLFFSFSEFGFWFWFIQTVTLIVLFVADYAVSAWGVKRFGGSRASVIGSTIGLIFGPFVIPALGLIIGPFVGAVIGEMIIGTRFDKSLKVGLGSVVGLFSSVVVKVILQLAMIVVFVLWLVF, encoded by the coding sequence ATGGATATTTTAGGCTGGACATTAGTTATTCTATTATTTGTAGTAGGGATGGCAGGAGCTATTTATCCGATTCTTCCGGGAGCTCTTGCCATTTATGGCGCATTTTTTGTTTATGGCTTATTTTTCTCGTTTAGTGAATTTGGTTTTTGGTTCTGGTTCATTCAGACGGTAACTTTAATCGTGCTGTTTGTCGCCGATTATGCGGTTAGCGCCTGGGGCGTCAAACGATTTGGAGGCTCGCGAGCCTCAGTGATCGGCAGTACAATTGGTCTTATCTTTGGTCCTTTCGTTATCCCAGCACTTGGCCTTATTATCGGTCCTTTTGTGGGTGCCGTCATTGGTGAGATGATTATCGGAACACGTTTTGACAAATCGCTCAAGGTTGGTTTAGGTTCAGTTGTAGGATTGTTTTCAAGCGTAGTCGTGAAGGTAATTTTGCAGCTGGCGATGATCGTGGTGTTTGTCCTATGGCTCGTCTTTTAA
- a CDS encoding Cof-type HAD-IIB family hydrolase, translated as MGDYKLLALDMDGTLLNEQSEISTENAEWIQKALDAGVIVSFSTGRGFRSALPYAEQLKLETPMITVNGSEIWHRPHVLHKRTHLSHVYVQRLHELALAHGEPWFWAYTADEIYNKEKWITPADDYASHHWLKFGYYTEDDSIREKLLAEVQSWGALEITNSSPFNLELNPLGVSKASALQELCGLLNIEMSQVIAVGDSLNDIAAIREAGLGVAMGNAQETVKEAADFITFTNNEHGVAEVIRRYLLKG; from the coding sequence TTGGGAGATTATAAATTGCTTGCGCTTGATATGGACGGAACATTGTTAAATGAACAGAGTGAAATTAGTACAGAAAATGCTGAATGGATTCAAAAAGCACTTGATGCTGGAGTTATTGTCAGTTTCTCAACGGGTAGAGGTTTTCGCAGTGCATTGCCTTACGCTGAGCAATTGAAGCTGGAAACACCTATGATCACAGTAAACGGCAGTGAGATTTGGCATCGTCCGCATGTGCTTCATAAACGTACTCATCTAAGCCACGTTTACGTGCAAAGGCTGCATGAGCTTGCTCTCGCACATGGCGAGCCGTGGTTCTGGGCGTATACAGCTGATGAAATTTACAATAAAGAGAAATGGATTACGCCTGCTGATGATTATGCATCACATCACTGGTTGAAATTCGGCTATTACACAGAGGATGACAGCATCAGGGAGAAGCTGCTGGCTGAAGTACAAAGCTGGGGAGCGCTTGAGATTACGAATTCATCTCCATTTAATTTGGAGCTTAATCCGCTCGGCGTTTCAAAGGCAAGCGCACTTCAAGAGCTTTGCGGCTTGCTTAACATCGAGATGTCGCAAGTTATTGCTGTTGGCGATAGCTTGAACGATATTGCGGCGATTCGCGAAGCTGGCTTAGGCGTAGCGATGGGCAATGCGCAGGAAACGGTCAAGGAAGCTGCTGACTTCATTACTTTTACGAATAATGAGCATGGAGTTGCAGAAGTGATTAGACGTTACCTTCTGAAGGGATGA